aaaaaaaagtacatttaTGTAATAggatttgaataaaatttaaggttcttaaatacattataaatatactaatttTACATGTAGATAGGGAATagtaaaaattctcattttctaATCTAGATACCATGAAGCAAGTTGCAAACAGTTACTTGCCATGTTGCCATCCCAATCCCGTACTTTTTAAGCCTGAGAAACGATGAGCAGAACTCATTCTCCTATGCAAAACATCAACTTCATCCGGCCAAAATTTTCAGCAGAcatcctaacaaagaaaagcCAATTcctaaagcaaataaattacACAACAAATTAACCAACCCATAAAACTTGCCTCCTACTCCAAGAGAACCACATAGATCGGATGTATGGAGATATTTCTatcccatttttaatttttttttataactgtgGATGTCCGTACCAGCTTACGTGCACCTTGATTAATTTCATGGGTCCTGAAGTTAACGATCGGATAAACCTCCAATAGCCTTGAGGGGATCGAACTGGTGATCATTGGGGAGCAAACCCAATGTCGGACCAACTGAGCTACCCTTCTCACCCTAAAACCCTGGTACACACTAAATGGAGTAAttagagaatgagaaattaGTTTTATTCTTTCTCATTAGTTAacatgtttgaattattttttaaaaataagaataagaataaaaaatttattattataaaaattaaattttctttcataaattttgattgattgatttatttaaggTATTATGATTCAATTCTATTCTCAAACACGACTTGTAAATTCCAATTCTATTTCTTACACCTTCATCCATTTGCCGCCGCTGATCTAAGTCACCAAACTAGTGTAAGGTGCAACTCAGAGACCTAAACTACATCATTACAAAATAGAAAACGTATTCACACAAACATACACAAGCGGAAGCTTCATAAAGCTACCTTACAAAAAACACCGAACCCCATATTCACATCAAACAAAGGAACATAcccattttttggagttttgttAGGGTACACATGCAGAAGGAGTAGTTTCATACGTTACAGAAATACACAATTACATTAGAGGAGAGAGGACAAGAGGGAAAGAAACTACACAGAACTTGCGCAAGAAGTAGATGAGCTATCGCTCAAGAGCTTGCCATTGGTTGATGCAACAACCCGGGAGAAGCACCGGGAGCCATCCCTGACCCTGAAACTCTGAGTAGTGTCTGAAACTCCCGAGACAACTGAGTGATCCTTCACCTCCATGTATCCCCCGCAAACTTGGCTATTGTAAACAAAGATGGAGCTGTTGCCATTGGCGAATCTTTTCCCCAACGACTCCGTCACATTGGTGGTGATCAAGTTTGTGCCCTGCCCTGATCCCGGTCTGGTCGAGGTGATGATTTTGAGGGGGTAACGCCATTTGATGAATGGGCGACTGAGCAGAATCCGGGTTTCTGTCAACACTTTCACTTGTGTTTTCGACTTGATTTTCTGTTCAACAGTCTTGTGGTTTCCGTCTCTTCGGAATTGGATAGCGTTCCTGAACTTCAATTTTCGTGATACTATTGTGGTTAGGTTCCCTTCACTCGATTTCACCCATCCCACGTAGCGACCCTTTCTACTTCCCTCTAGCTCGAATGTTCCATCCAGTCTCTTGAATTTCTGGCTGCTCGTGAGAGTCAGTGCAGGGCTTTTCTGGCTGACAAGCTTCGCCTGAACTGCTTCAGACTGATGATCCAACCACAGGTGCAGATTAGCATCCACCAGCCAAAATGGGATACTGTACGACACCCCAATTCCGAAATTGTGGGTGTTTCCATCAAGCAGAAGCCCCAGAAATGGAGTCAATTCGAAGTCGTAAGAGGGAAGATCAAAGGCCCCAATCGCCACAACCGGTTCCCAAAACAATGGATTGATTCCGCCTGTGAATATCACCGGGTAAGGAACCTCTGAGCCCACAAAATTGCCGTCGACAGTCACGTAAACCTCACGGAACGCTCCATTGCCTCGATCTGTGGTTAAATTGTTGTTCCTGATATAAGAATTTGGCGGATTCGAGTACCAGAACTCATCATTTCCATGAAACGACACGTAGAGCTCCATAACCGCCCTGCGAGTGTTGCGCGGAATTTGAACTCTCTTGGTTCGCACATCCGATTCGCCGTTGATTCGAAACCAGAAACCGCGGTCCCCGTTGTTGGAGATCGGAACGATCAAGTCGGCCGGTGGTTCATAGAGACTCAATGGAGCTTCCCCAACAACTCGTGTAGGAGCAATCCACGGACTCCCGAATCCAAACCCTAATTCTCTTCCCAAATTCTTATCCGCTGGAGCCGTAACGCCTTTGTCCTTGTAATAGAGAAGTGACACCTGGACATGGTACACGCCGGTGAAGATGTCGTCAACGATGTTCTCGAGCATCATCGTGAGGTCCTGGTTCGACAGCTTGAGGAGCGAGGAGTACCTGGTGACGTCCTTCTGAACGTTCCAGAAGATTCCAGCCTCGTCCGGCTCCGCCGTGCTGGTCCGCAGAATCTCCACGCCGCCAAGCCACACGGCGGCGATGCGATCATACTGCTCGCCTTTGCAATCTGCGTGCACCTCCAGGACTACACGTGACCACGGGGCATGACAATGGCGCGGAGGCTTGTACGGTACGGACACCGGGGGCGAACCAATGGTATTGGCGAAGTCGTGGTCGAGAATTGAAACCGTGCATGCTGGGGTCAGATGATCGGTCGGCAGAGGTTGCCTCAGCTCGAAAAACTCCTGGCCTGAGGGTCGTTGGAGTGTTGACTGTGACCTTGATTTGGTGAAGTGGTCTGGGAGACGAGGAGTTGCAGAAGCACCATTGAAGAACAAAAcgtaaaagaagaagaagaagatgaaagagaTTTTCATTCTGAGTGATGAGACGGTGGGAACAAGGAAAAGATCATAACAATATAAACTGATTGAATCCCAGCAGTTTTCCCAGAAAAGCAAAAGCATTTCACGGAGAATTGACACCTGCACACCAAATGGGATGAGCTTCTGCCACTTGGATTATTGGTCTTCTACACAAAAAGCGTTTCATCACAAGGtaattctttcttctttttcttgagaAGAGAAGCTTCACTTGGATCTCTCTTCTCCCTGTCTTTAGTCTCCCAAAAGCAGATTCTGTTTACAGTACTTGAAGATCCCAAAAGAGAAGGAAGCGTgatgaagaaaaaaggaaattaaaaaaaaaaaaaccatcacaATCGGTTAGGTAAAGTCCTGCCTTAGGTTGTAAGAATTACCATTCCTCCCCAAAATTCAACACCAACCCCTCCGCTGCGTTTTTAGCAAACAAGTCTTCAAAGaaaaaggcatttttttttttcagttaaatttctatataaattaaggaaataattgaatttgaaaaagagGGCTTGTAACGTTTTGATGCATACTGATATCATAAATGGTAAGGTGAAGATGATGGAGGAAGGGAAGAGGAGGAGGCTCCTCTGTTTACAAGAAACTGAGCGATGTCATGGTACCCCAAGGCATTAGCCATGTAGAGAGGGGTTGCACCCCTCTTGCTCCTGGCATTGATATTGGCTCCTTCATCTACCAACACCTCCACTGTCTCCATGCTGCCGCCCTCCACTGCCAAATGCAGCGGCGCGTGGCCTTCACTGTCCTGGCACTCCAAGCCTAACCCGGACCCGATGAGCAGCAGGGCGACATCCTTGTGCCCTTTGATTGCGGCCACATGAAGAGCTGTCAACCCATACTGATCGCGGTAGTTGATGCTTGCGCCTCTCTGCAGTAAGAGCTCCAGAGACTTGAGCTCTCCCCGTCTTGCTGTGGTTAGTACCGTCTCCCCTTGCTCCAGGATCTCCACAATCTCTTTCTGCATGTCCATGCAAAAATGAGTAACAATAATCAACGTTAATACGAATTCTTGTAAACTCTTCTAGGCTCTAATCACATTTACTATTGACGTTCATGTCCGTGCCCTATTCCaactagagagagagaaatcaaTCTGACACATCAGAGAATTGACTATTTCTCTAGGTGGGCCTCCACTCTGATAACGGTTTAACTTTATATACTGGAAATTCAAAGACAAAAACAACTCTTAAGAAGTATTCCCTCTTACacaatgtatttaaaaattgtagtctaatttttta
This DNA window, taken from Vitis riparia cultivar Riparia Gloire de Montpellier isolate 1030 chromosome 13, EGFV_Vit.rip_1.0, whole genome shotgun sequence, encodes the following:
- the LOC117928506 gene encoding peptide-N4-(N-acetyl-beta-glucosaminyl)asparagine amidase A, producing the protein MLLLFWENCWDSISLYCYDLFLVPTVSSLRMKISFIFFFFFYVLFFNGASATPRLPDHFTKSRSQSTLQRPSGQEFFELRQPLPTDHLTPACTVSILDHDFANTIGSPPVSVPYKPPRHCHAPWSRVVLEVHADCKGEQYDRIAAVWLGGVEILRTSTAEPDEAGIFWNVQKDVTRYSSLLKLSNQDLTMMLENIVDDIFTGVYHVQVSLLYYKDKGVTAPADKNLGRELGFGFGSPWIAPTRVVGEAPLSLYEPPADLIVPISNNGDRGFWFRINGESDVRTKRVQIPRNTRRAVMELYVSFHGNDEFWYSNPPNSYIRNNNLTTDRGNGAFREVYVTVDGNFVGSEVPYPVIFTGGINPLFWEPVVAIGAFDLPSYDFELTPFLGLLLDGNTHNFGIGVSYSIPFWLVDANLHLWLDHQSEAVQAKLVSQKSPALTLTSSQKFKRLDGTFELEGSRKGRYVGWVKSSEGNLTTIVSRKLKFRNAIQFRRDGNHKTVEQKIKSKTQVKVLTETRILLSRPFIKWRYPLKIITSTRPGSGQGTNLITTNVTESLGKRFANGNSSIFVYNSQVCGGYMEVKDHSVVSGVSDTTQSFRVRDGSRCFSRVVASTNGKLLSDSSSTSCASSV